A genomic window from Streptomyces sp. MST-110588 includes:
- a CDS encoding MarR family winged helix-turn-helix transcriptional regulator, giving the protein MSEKVARRQHVVNDGDRACDAYSALIDQVVRLADVVEAIGNGIARPTGQSLARWQVLAEVEHEAAPIGAIACRLGHTRQAVQRVADLLVEDELACYRPNPAHQRAKLLEVTPPGRAALHRMQAAYTQLALRTTEGLDPERLNLAHETLGELQRRLESELT; this is encoded by the coding sequence ATGTCCGAGAAGGTAGCTAGACGACAACATGTTGTCAACGATGGCGACCGGGCCTGTGATGCCTACAGCGCGCTGATCGACCAGGTCGTCAGACTCGCCGACGTCGTCGAAGCGATCGGCAACGGCATCGCCCGGCCGACCGGCCAGAGCCTGGCGCGCTGGCAGGTCCTCGCCGAGGTCGAACACGAAGCCGCCCCGATCGGAGCCATCGCCTGCCGGCTCGGCCACACCCGCCAGGCAGTCCAGCGCGTCGCGGACCTGCTCGTCGAGGACGAACTCGCCTGCTACCGGCCCAATCCCGCACACCAGCGGGCCAAGCTGCTCGAGGTCACCCCGCCCGGCCGCGCCGCACTGCACAGGATGCAGGCGGCCTACACCCAGCTGGCCCTGCGCACCACCGAAGGTCTCGACCCGGAAAGGCTCAACCTCGCCCACGAGACCCTCGGCGAGCTGCAGCGCCGCCTCGAATCCGAACTGACCTGA
- a CDS encoding cytochrome P450 — MTPTLWRWVLLSVLAKRPSHERHFARFTALATDLADRWAGQAGREPVALQKDLTALSLRMICVYALGSEAADPDRVIAAFEEVLTTYLGQLYEVPAPGPQEERTERAARALAYLRTTVDRVVAAHRSGGRTDPSDLIGALVEAGERPARIRDTVMMTLLAAHHTTGVAVSWTLHLLGRHPEAAERVASELDRVLGDRTVPEYADLRRLTYLDMVLKESMRLYPPGPYGARETTEALALGDYEIPAGTTVFYPFWAVHMNPDHWPEPERFLPERFTPQEVAKRPRLAYIPFGIGPRSCEGASLAMVEAELVMAVLLKRFRFRPAPGHEVTPIERFVLWAADDIRMTVSPRTPR, encoded by the coding sequence ATGACCCCCACCCTGTGGCGGTGGGTACTGCTGTCGGTACTGGCCAAACGCCCTTCTCACGAGCGGCACTTCGCGCGGTTCACCGCGCTGGCGACGGACCTGGCGGACCGTTGGGCCGGGCAGGCCGGCCGCGAGCCGGTCGCACTCCAGAAGGATCTGACCGCGCTGTCGCTGCGGATGATCTGTGTGTACGCGCTGGGGAGCGAGGCCGCGGACCCCGACCGTGTCATCGCGGCCTTCGAGGAGGTGCTCACCACATACCTGGGACAGCTCTACGAGGTGCCGGCCCCGGGCCCGCAGGAGGAACGCACCGAGCGGGCCGCGCGGGCCCTGGCCTATCTGCGCACGACGGTCGACCGGGTCGTCGCGGCGCACCGCTCCGGCGGCCGTACGGACCCCAGCGATCTGATCGGGGCGCTCGTCGAGGCCGGTGAGCGCCCCGCACGCATCCGCGACACCGTGATGATGACGCTGCTGGCCGCCCACCACACCACCGGGGTGGCCGTCTCGTGGACCTTGCATCTGCTGGGGCGCCATCCCGAGGCGGCCGAACGCGTCGCCAGCGAGCTGGACCGCGTACTCGGTGACCGTACGGTGCCCGAGTACGCCGACCTGCGGCGGCTCACGTACCTGGACATGGTGCTGAAGGAGTCGATGCGGCTCTACCCGCCCGGCCCGTACGGCGCGCGCGAGACCACCGAGGCGCTTGCCCTGGGCGACTACGAGATCCCGGCCGGGACCACGGTCTTCTACCCGTTCTGGGCCGTCCATATGAACCCCGACCACTGGCCCGAGCCCGAGAGGTTCCTGCCCGAGCGCTTCACCCCGCAAGAGGTCGCCAAGCGGCCGAGGCTGGCCTACATCCCGTTCGGGATCGGGCCGCGCAGTTGCGAGGGCGCCTCTCTCGCCATGGTCGAGGCCGAGCTGGTCATGGCCGTACTGCTCAAACGCTTCCGGTTCCGGCCCGCGCCGGGACACGAAGTGACGCCGATCGAACGGTTCGTGCTGTGGGCGGCCGACGACATCCGCATGACCGTGAGCCCGCGGACACCGAGGTAG
- a CDS encoding NUDIX domain-containing protein — translation MPTPDFIRTIRASAGHQLLLLPGVSAVVFDDERRVLLVRRADTGAWSLVGGIPEPGEQPAVAAVREVQEETAVRCVAERVLLVQALEPVQYPNGDRCQFMDTTFLCRAQGGEARVNDDESLDVAWFALDALPELGEFCLLRIKQALSDEPTWFDAGDLGTGDLGAGGFEAGDGAGHNRRPVRS, via the coding sequence ATGCCGACACCCGACTTCATCCGTACGATCCGGGCCTCCGCGGGCCACCAGCTCCTCCTGCTGCCCGGGGTGAGCGCCGTGGTCTTCGACGACGAGCGGCGGGTGCTGCTGGTGCGGCGCGCCGACACCGGCGCCTGGTCGCTGGTCGGCGGGATCCCGGAGCCGGGCGAGCAGCCCGCGGTGGCCGCCGTACGGGAGGTGCAGGAGGAGACCGCCGTACGCTGCGTGGCGGAGCGGGTGCTGCTCGTCCAGGCACTGGAGCCGGTGCAGTACCCCAACGGTGACCGCTGCCAGTTCATGGACACCACCTTCCTGTGCCGGGCACAGGGCGGTGAGGCGCGGGTCAACGACGACGAGTCCCTGGACGTGGCGTGGTTCGCGCTGGACGCGCTGCCGGAACTGGGCGAGTTCTGTCTGCTGCGGATCAAGCAGGCGCTCAGCGACGAGCCGACCTGGTTCGATGCGGGAGACCTCGGGACGGGAGATCTCGGGGCGGGAGGCTTCGAGGCGGGAGACGGGGCCGGCCACAACCGGCGCCCGGTGCGTTCCTGA
- a CDS encoding aspartate/glutamate racemase family protein, which produces MKIALMDSGKGLLAAAAAVRRLRPDADLVLSCDPDGMPWGPRTPHDVTAHALAVARAAAAHRPDALIVACNTASVHALPALRAELEPDIPVIGTVPAVKPAAAGGGPVAIWATPATTGSPYQRDLIETFAADIDVTGVPCPGLADAVETADDAAIDAAIAAAAALTPSDVRSVVLGCTHYELVGERIRAALQRPDAPALVLYESAEAVAAQALRRVGAEPAPAAEPTGRLTVLLSGRVSGLPEQALAYAEGRLLAELHPAAESAAEPIG; this is translated from the coding sequence GTGAAGATCGCACTGATGGACTCCGGTAAGGGCCTGCTCGCGGCGGCGGCAGCCGTACGTCGACTGCGGCCGGACGCCGACCTGGTGCTCTCCTGCGACCCCGACGGGATGCCCTGGGGCCCCCGTACGCCGCACGACGTCACCGCGCACGCGCTCGCCGTGGCCCGCGCCGCCGCGGCGCACCGCCCGGACGCCCTGATCGTCGCCTGCAACACCGCCTCCGTGCACGCCCTGCCCGCGCTCCGCGCCGAGCTGGAGCCGGACATCCCGGTCATCGGCACCGTACCGGCCGTCAAGCCCGCCGCGGCCGGCGGCGGCCCCGTCGCCATCTGGGCCACCCCCGCCACCACCGGCAGCCCCTACCAGCGCGACCTGATCGAGACCTTCGCCGCGGACATCGACGTCACCGGTGTCCCGTGCCCCGGCCTCGCGGACGCGGTGGAGACCGCCGACGACGCCGCCATCGACGCCGCCATCGCCGCCGCCGCCGCGCTCACCCCCTCAGACGTACGGTCGGTGGTCCTGGGCTGTACGCACTACGAACTCGTCGGCGAGCGGATCCGCGCCGCGCTCCAGCGGCCCGATGCGCCGGCGCTGGTCCTGTACGAGTCCGCCGAGGCCGTCGCCGCCCAGGCGCTGCGCCGCGTCGGGGCCGAGCCCGCCCCCGCGGCCGAGCCCACCGGCCGTCTCACCGTGCTGCTCAGCGGCCGTGTCTCCGGGCTCCCCGAGCAGGCCCTGGCCTACGCGGAGGGGCGTCTGCTCGCGGAGCTGCACCCGGCCGCCGAGTCGGCCGCCGAGCCGATCGGCTAG
- a CDS encoding glycosyltransferase: MEWIGAGSLLAWVWLLLGQGFFWRTDVRLPPRTGPERWPTVAVVVPARDEAAVLPVSLPSLLAQKYPGRAEVFLVDDGSTDGTGELARALAGERGGLPLTVTSPGEPEPGWTGKLWAVRHGMALARERGEAEYLLLTDADIAHEPDSLRELVAAARSADLDLVSQMARLRVAAFWERLIVPAFVYFFAQLYPFRRVNRPTARTAAAAGGCVLLRCEAAERAGVPESIRHAVIDDVTLARAVKRAGGRIWLGLADRVDSVRPYPRLGSLWRMVSRSAYTQLRHSPLLLAGTVLGLALVYLAPPAALVTGLAGVLTGGADAGGGTAAGTAAVLGGAAWAVMAATYVPMLRYYRQPVWTAPLLPFTALLYLLMTVDSAVRHYRGRGAAWKGRTYGAP, encoded by the coding sequence ATGGAGTGGATCGGTGCCGGGTCGCTGCTGGCCTGGGTGTGGCTGCTGCTGGGGCAGGGTTTCTTCTGGCGCACGGACGTACGGCTGCCGCCGCGTACCGGGCCGGAGCGCTGGCCGACGGTGGCCGTCGTCGTACCGGCGCGGGACGAGGCCGCGGTGCTGCCGGTCAGCCTGCCGTCCCTGCTCGCCCAGAAGTACCCGGGGCGGGCGGAGGTGTTCCTCGTCGACGACGGGAGCACGGACGGTACGGGCGAACTGGCCCGGGCACTGGCCGGGGAGCGCGGCGGGCTGCCGCTGACCGTGACCTCGCCGGGCGAGCCCGAGCCGGGGTGGACGGGGAAGCTGTGGGCCGTACGGCACGGTATGGCACTGGCCCGGGAGCGCGGCGAGGCGGAGTACCTGCTGCTGACCGATGCGGACATCGCTCACGAACCGGACAGCCTGCGGGAGTTGGTGGCCGCGGCCCGCTCGGCGGATCTGGACCTGGTCTCACAGATGGCCCGGCTGCGGGTGGCCGCCTTCTGGGAGCGGCTGATCGTCCCGGCGTTCGTGTACTTCTTCGCGCAGCTCTACCCCTTCCGCCGGGTCAACCGGCCGACGGCGCGGACCGCGGCGGCGGCCGGCGGCTGTGTGCTGCTGCGGTGCGAGGCCGCCGAGCGGGCCGGCGTCCCGGAGAGCATCCGGCACGCGGTGATCGACGACGTGACGCTCGCCCGCGCCGTGAAGCGCGCGGGCGGCCGGATCTGGCTGGGGCTGGCCGACCGGGTGGACAGCGTGCGGCCGTACCCGCGGCTGGGGTCGCTGTGGCGGATGGTCTCGCGCAGCGCGTACACCCAATTGCGGCACAGTCCGCTGCTGTTGGCGGGGACCGTGCTCGGGCTCGCGCTGGTCTACCTGGCGCCGCCCGCCGCGCTGGTCACCGGGCTGGCCGGCGTCCTCACGGGCGGGGCGGACGCCGGTGGCGGGACGGCCGCCGGGACGGCCGCCGTGCTGGGCGGTGCGGCATGGGCCGTGATGGCCGCCACGTACGTGCCGATGCTGCGGTATTACCGGCAGCCGGTGTGGACGGCGCCGCTGCTGCCGTTCACCGCGCTGCTCTACCTCCTGATGACCGTCGACTCGGCCGTACGGCACTACCGGGGGCGCGGCGCCGCGTGGAAGGGCCGTACGTACGGGGCGCCGTGA